From a single Limibacillus halophilus genomic region:
- a CDS encoding DUF1127 domain-containing protein, with protein sequence MTSMDQRAVCMTCSDVERLTSVGRESAGKRIASLLTATWDKLLLWQYRAQERHNLAQLDERMMKDMGISAADIERELSKPFWKN encoded by the coding sequence ATGACGAGCATGGATCAAAGAGCGGTTTGCATGACTTGCAGTGATGTCGAACGCCTGACCTCTGTCGGGCGTGAGAGCGCCGGCAAGCGCATCGCATCCCTTCTCACGGCGACCTGGGACAAACTCCTGCTGTGGCAGTACCGTGCGCAGGAGCGCCACAACCTCGCACAACTCGACGAGCGCATGATGAAGGACATGGGAATCAGCGCCGCTGACATCGAGCGCGAACTTTCTAAGCCTTTCTGGAAGAACTGA
- a CDS encoding transcriptional regulator GcvA, producing MARRLPPLNALRAFEAAARHLSFTKAASELNVTQAAVSHQVKALEERLGIQLFVRMNRQLLLTEAGQAYLPAIRDAFDLIATASERLVSRGDSGPLKVTSLNSFAAKWLLPRLPEFRKQHPDIDVLVHASDTVMDYVREGFHCGLRYGLGRYPGMTVDFLMADRCFPFCSPRLMDGPNPLTKLENLRYHTLLSDDASRVPGIPDWNEWLSAAGVEGVDPSHGLTYNDSAMLVQAAVEGQGVAMGRLSLAEGDLAAGRLIKPFDLELRSQYSYYLTIPPGALDRPKVRAFREWVIEEARKSPLGAEAQPRSTSA from the coding sequence ATGGCCCGTCGACTTCCGCCGCTTAATGCCCTTCGCGCCTTTGAGGCAGCAGCCCGCCATCTGTCTTTCACCAAGGCCGCGTCCGAGTTGAACGTCACGCAAGCCGCGGTCAGCCATCAGGTGAAGGCATTGGAGGAGCGCCTCGGCATTCAATTATTCGTAAGAATGAACCGGCAGCTTTTGTTGACGGAGGCAGGACAAGCTTATTTGCCCGCGATCCGCGATGCCTTCGATTTGATTGCTACGGCATCGGAACGATTGGTGTCGCGAGGCGATTCCGGCCCCCTGAAGGTGACCTCTCTGAACTCCTTCGCAGCCAAATGGCTGCTGCCGCGTCTACCGGAATTCCGGAAACAGCATCCTGACATCGACGTTCTCGTCCATGCCTCTGACACCGTTATGGACTATGTGCGTGAGGGCTTTCATTGCGGACTGCGATATGGACTGGGTCGTTATCCGGGAATGACCGTGGATTTTTTGATGGCGGACCGGTGTTTTCCGTTTTGTAGCCCACGGTTAATGGATGGTCCTAATCCTCTAACTAAACTTGAGAATCTGCGCTACCATACCTTATTGAGCGACGATGCCTCGCGGGTACCGGGCATCCCTGATTGGAACGAGTGGTTGTCCGCCGCGGGTGTGGAGGGCGTCGATCCCAGCCACGGGTTGACCTACAACGATTCAGCGATGCTCGTGCAGGCCGCCGTCGAGGGCCAGGGCGTCGCGATGGGGCGGTTATCGCTGGCCGAAGGCGATCTGGCGGCCGGACGGTTGATCAAACCTTTCGACCTGGAACTGCGTTCACAGTATTCCTACTACCTAACGATACCGCCAGGCGCCCTGGACCGGCCAAAGGTGCGCGCCTTTCGCGAATGGGTTATCGAGGAGGCCCGAAAGAGCCCCCTCGG